In the Bordetella genomosp. 10 genome, one interval contains:
- a CDS encoding MFS transporter, whose protein sequence is MYSTLYSFSSLYAAALLMLCGTGLFNTFMGLRLTAQSVSAFWVGLLIAGYYLGLVCGARLGHKLLIRVGHIRAFVACAAVSATMVLAQASFEVLPLWLLLRLIAGVAMVTQFMVLESWLNEQTENHLRGRVFSVYMLVSGLGTVLGQLSLTMYGSLDLRPLTLVAIFQVLCLVPIALTARTHPATPVPAPLDIKFFARRVPLSLTVLFMAGNLSGAFYGLVPVYAARHGMSTTQVAVFVAASVTAGLLSQFPMGWLSDRINRARLIRCNSLILAVFTALMWGWTDWPYWLMLLLACLFGILQFTLYPLGAAFANDHVEAEKRVGLSAILLMAYGIGACIGPLIAGALMSWAGPNMYYVFVSACAVVLVWRVRPARVTGEHQVEAAPVHFVPMPDTLQSSPAAVATLDPRVDPAVDQTLEMVEPDAAAATQPARAEGSADASGAMAAGPETGVVTGTVAAPDPAAGEGARPPSL, encoded by the coding sequence ATGTACTCGACTCTCTACTCGTTTTCCTCCCTCTACGCCGCCGCCTTGCTGATGCTGTGCGGGACCGGCCTCTTCAATACCTTCATGGGCCTGCGCCTAACCGCGCAGTCCGTCAGCGCCTTCTGGGTCGGCCTGCTGATCGCCGGCTACTACCTGGGCCTGGTCTGCGGCGCGCGCCTGGGCCACAAGCTGCTGATCCGCGTGGGGCACATACGCGCCTTCGTGGCCTGTGCGGCGGTCTCCGCCACCATGGTGCTGGCCCAGGCCTCCTTCGAAGTGCTGCCCCTGTGGCTGCTGCTGCGCCTGATCGCCGGCGTCGCCATGGTGACGCAGTTCATGGTGCTGGAAAGCTGGCTCAACGAGCAGACGGAAAACCATTTGCGGGGGCGGGTGTTTTCGGTCTACATGCTGGTGTCCGGCCTGGGAACGGTGCTGGGCCAGCTCTCGCTGACGATGTATGGCTCGCTGGACCTGCGGCCGCTGACCCTGGTCGCGATTTTCCAGGTGCTGTGCCTGGTGCCTATCGCCTTGACGGCGCGCACCCACCCGGCCACGCCGGTGCCGGCGCCCTTGGACATCAAGTTCTTCGCGCGGCGCGTGCCGCTGTCGCTCACCGTGCTGTTCATGGCCGGCAATCTGTCGGGCGCCTTCTATGGCCTGGTGCCGGTCTATGCGGCGCGCCACGGCATGAGCACGACCCAGGTGGCGGTGTTCGTGGCGGCGTCGGTGACGGCGGGGCTGTTGTCGCAATTCCCCATGGGCTGGCTGTCCGACCGCATCAACCGCGCCCGGCTGATCCGCTGCAATTCGCTCATCCTCGCCGTCTTCACCGCGCTGATGTGGGGCTGGACCGACTGGCCCTATTGGCTGATGCTGTTGCTGGCCTGTCTCTTCGGCATCCTGCAATTCACGCTCTATCCCCTGGGCGCGGCCTTCGCCAACGACCACGTCGAGGCGGAAAAGCGCGTCGGCCTGAGCGCCATCCTGTTGATGGCCTACGGCATCGGCGCCTGCATCGGCCCCTTGATCGCGGGCGCCCTGATGTCCTGGGCGGGGCCCAACATGTACTACGTCTTCGTGTCGGCCTGTGCCGTCGTCCTGGTGTGGCGCGTGCGTCCGGCCCGCGTCACCGGCGAGCACCAGGTGGAGGCGGCGCCGGTGCATTTCGTGCCCATGCCCGACACCTTGCAGAGTTCGCCGGCCGCCGTCGCCACGCTGGATCCGCGCGTCGATCCCGCCGTGGACCAGACGCTGGAAATGGTCGAGCCGGACGCCGCCGCGGCCACCCAGCCGGCGCGCGCCGAAGGCAGCGCCGACGCCTCCGGCGCCATGGCCGCCGGCCCGGAGACGGGCGTGGTGACCGGCACGGTGGCGGCGCCGGATCCCGCGGCGGGCGAGGGCGCGCGGCCGCCTTCGCTGTGA
- the moaB gene encoding molybdenum cofactor biosynthesis protein B — MIDQKNDKKLSLACAVLTVSDSRTAGNDTSGNWLAETLARDGHNCVRRDLVKDNVYAIRRIISEWIDDAAVQVIITNGATGFSHRDAIPAAVTPLFDTEIPGFGELFRQISHADIGSSTIQSRALAGIANDTVIFCLPGSTSACEAAWNNILSEQLDSRHKPCNFASHFKNR, encoded by the coding sequence ATGATCGACCAGAAAAACGACAAGAAACTGTCGCTGGCCTGCGCCGTGCTGACCGTCAGCGACTCGCGCACCGCGGGCAACGATACCTCGGGCAACTGGCTGGCCGAAACCCTGGCCCGCGACGGGCACAACTGCGTGCGGCGCGACCTGGTCAAGGACAACGTCTACGCCATCCGCCGCATTATCAGCGAGTGGATCGACGACGCCGCCGTGCAGGTCATCATCACCAACGGCGCCACCGGCTTCTCGCACCGCGACGCCATTCCGGCGGCGGTCACGCCCCTGTTCGACACCGAGATCCCCGGCTTCGGCGAACTGTTCCGCCAGATCTCCCACGCCGACATCGGCAGCTCGACCATCCAGTCGCGCGCCCTGGCGGGCATCGCCAACGACACCGTCATCTTCTGCCTGCCCGGCTCGACCAGCGCCTGCGAAGCCGCCTGGAACAATATCCTTTCCGAGCAGTTGGACAGCCGCCACAAGCCCTGCAACTTCGCCTCGCACTTCAAAAACCGATGA
- a CDS encoding molybdopterin molybdotransferase MoeA, with amino-acid sequence MLEFDDAQRQLAQGAAAPTRSTRVPLHQAPGLVLATDIAATLDLPPADNSAMDGYALRYEDYAAAGGAHRALPVQQIVYAGQAPAAQAPGQLTRLFTGSLMPAGADTVVMQEDTRVVGDGVEILAEPKPGQHVRLRGEDVSAGQPLLAAGTRLEAAHVALLASQGIAEVTVHPAVRVGILTTGDELVTPGEPRSSHQIYNSNGVMLAALVNGMGARATHVLHARDDEASLQAALRTLTDECDLVLSVGGVSVGDKDLVKPALESLGGTLALWKVRMKPGKPVAMAHVGGKPIVCLPGNPVSAYAVFTVLVTPLLRRMQGRTEIFPQVSYLTLRTPKPRHDAREEFLRVKRVVNAGSVGELQVFDRQSSGVMSSLPWATGLARIPAGVPVYDGEKVAYYDFRHWQA; translated from the coding sequence ATGCTGGAATTCGACGACGCCCAACGACAACTGGCGCAAGGCGCTGCCGCGCCCACCCGCAGCACGCGCGTGCCGCTGCACCAGGCCCCCGGCCTGGTGCTGGCCACCGACATCGCCGCCACCCTGGACCTGCCGCCGGCCGACAACAGCGCCATGGACGGCTACGCCCTGCGCTACGAGGACTACGCGGCCGCCGGCGGCGCCCATCGCGCGCTGCCGGTCCAGCAGATCGTCTACGCCGGCCAGGCGCCCGCGGCCCAGGCCCCGGGCCAGCTCACGCGCCTGTTCACCGGCAGCCTCATGCCCGCCGGCGCCGACACCGTGGTCATGCAGGAAGACACGCGCGTCGTGGGCGACGGCGTCGAGATCCTGGCCGAGCCCAAGCCGGGCCAGCACGTGCGCCTGCGCGGCGAGGACGTGTCAGCCGGCCAGCCGCTGCTGGCCGCCGGCACCCGGCTGGAGGCGGCGCACGTGGCGCTGCTGGCGTCGCAGGGCATCGCCGAAGTCACCGTGCACCCGGCGGTGCGCGTGGGCATCCTCACCACCGGCGACGAGCTGGTGACGCCGGGCGAGCCGCGTTCCAGCCACCAGATCTACAACTCCAACGGCGTCATGCTGGCCGCGCTGGTCAACGGCATGGGCGCGCGCGCCACGCACGTGCTGCACGCGCGCGACGACGAAGCCAGCCTGCAGGCCGCGTTGCGGACGCTGACCGACGAATGCGACCTGGTGCTCAGCGTCGGCGGCGTTTCGGTCGGCGACAAGGACCTGGTCAAGCCGGCCCTGGAAAGCCTGGGCGGCACACTGGCGCTGTGGAAAGTGCGCATGAAGCCCGGCAAGCCGGTGGCCATGGCGCACGTGGGGGGCAAGCCCATCGTCTGCCTGCCGGGCAATCCGGTGTCGGCCTACGCGGTCTTCACCGTGCTGGTCACGCCCTTGCTGCGCCGCATGCAGGGACGCACGGAAATCTTTCCCCAGGTCAGCTACCTGACCCTGCGCACGCCCAAGCCGCGCCACGACGCGCGCGAGGAGTTCCTGCGCGTGAAGCGCGTGGTCAATGCGGGTAGCGTCGGGGAATTGCAGGTGTTCGACCGCCAGAGTTCAGGGGTGATGAGTTCGCTGCCCTGGGCCACGGGGCTGGCGCGCATCCCGGCCGGCGTGCCCGTGTACGACGGCGAAAAAGTCGCGTACTACGATTTCCGCCACTGGCAGGCCTGA
- a CDS encoding peroxiredoxin has translation MTIKVGDKVPDGTLTEFIETETDSCALGPNAFQVADLVKGKKIAVFAVPGAFTPTCSAKHLPGYVENAAALKGKGVDEIWCVSVNDAFVMGAWGREQKTGGKVRMLADGSAIWTKALGLELDLNARGMGVRSQRYSMLLDDGVVKKLNVEAAGKFEVSDAATMLGQV, from the coding sequence ATGACCATCAAAGTCGGCGACAAGGTGCCCGACGGCACGCTGACCGAATTCATCGAAACCGAGACCGATAGCTGCGCGCTCGGTCCCAATGCCTTCCAGGTCGCCGACCTCGTCAAGGGCAAGAAGATCGCCGTGTTCGCCGTGCCGGGCGCCTTCACGCCGACCTGCTCGGCCAAGCACCTGCCGGGCTACGTCGAGAACGCCGCCGCGCTCAAGGGCAAGGGCGTGGACGAAATCTGGTGCGTGTCGGTCAACGACGCCTTCGTCATGGGCGCCTGGGGCCGCGAGCAGAAGACCGGCGGCAAGGTGCGCATGCTGGCCGACGGTTCGGCGATCTGGACCAAGGCCCTGGGCCTGGAGCTGGACCTGAACGCGCGCGGCATGGGCGTGCGTTCGCAGCGCTATTCGATGCTGCTGGACGACGGCGTGGTCAAGAAGCTGAACGTCGAAGCCGCCGGCAAGTTCGAAGTCAGCGACGCGGCCACGATGCTCGGCCAGGTCTGA
- a CDS encoding DUF748 domain-containing protein, which translates to MSLRIPRIRFSRRLGRIGLGIVGFILLVFALAAWQVPNFTRKALTGQVAEMLGREVQVGKITFNPFTLTLRVHDLQVAQPGSPTPLLAVGEANASVAWRSLVWFAPVVDRLELREPKVALVREGPARFNFSDIQQKLADMAAAQPPVPEEEKDKPLPRFSLNNMLLKGGSITLDDKVTGRKQVIDEIALGVPFISNFGYATDIDVLPRFHARINGSPFDMRGTARPFDKVPASTLDVVFTGLALDQWADAWPAPMPIKLQHGLLDSDLHIAFEQPHDAPVKLRVTGSLGVRDFDLRESAGDELAAWRSLNVRQVDVDVIGRTAAIGEVELLDPRIQTRRDANQRINWLDIIDKLQRLGAGDKTTGAPAVSTVKTMAPPSAATGQGGDAKDAAAAQSAPAQPAPAVTAQPAAAQPAGAPAAASTATAPPPAGKPAAAAAATPAAPSGNGATPAPATPTPAPAPAPAPRHDASTPWQVTVGAINIGNGNVHLRDAATKLDYALQKLDVTVQQVRFPQPKDQPIGLWLTMDNADGAKLRGVGKLIMQPLALDLDVRAASLPLAPFAQAVRNAAPVLLQSGTVGVSAQVNVADRNNVLAVEASDIKVDAADIAARDESVNPAVDVGLKHLALAVDKWTLGSGSSNFDLKADGLLGQGALATQGSFALQPLQVSAKVDLSKLDLARFAPYAASSLNATVRSISVGAKGEAKFTAAAGGKPMQASWTGAVNVDDLNLLDRVNRAEFLAWKTLAFSNMAIQVVGDKPRLDLGDIVLDDFYGNVLLNGEGRLNVMDLVAEPGKAGGSITQDTQTRAAPRPAPAGKSGGGMPDITVRSVTLKNGRATFNDRFVKPNYTAELSSVSGSVSALSSTNPQPAKVSVNGRVYRTAPLSISGVVNPFAKFLTLDLKATARGVDLPRFTTYSSKYVGYPIKRGKLSVDLEYRIKDRALSASNHVLLNQLTFGEKTNSKDATTLPVMLAVALLKDRNGNIDIDLPVSGSLDDPSFSVGRIILGVLGNLVVKAVTSPFSLLASAFGGGEELSYVTFAPGSDKLDDTARDRLGKLATALADRPSLQMDIAGRADPVTDEQGLRQAWVDQRIRAAQARATGKSTRLSDTPLSAADRAKYLESVYDNTKMDNKPRNFIGMAKSLPPDQMEDLLRKAAPVGDEQLRRLADARAQAVYEALQAQGAPADRIFVVAPELSAEGIKDKDAPSRVEFSLKH; encoded by the coding sequence ATGTCTTTGCGGATACCCAGGATACGATTTTCGCGGCGGCTGGGCCGCATCGGTCTGGGTATTGTCGGCTTCATACTCCTGGTCTTCGCCCTGGCGGCGTGGCAGGTGCCGAATTTCACGCGCAAGGCGTTGACCGGGCAGGTCGCGGAAATGCTGGGCCGCGAGGTCCAGGTCGGCAAGATCACCTTCAATCCCTTCACGCTGACATTGCGCGTGCACGACCTGCAGGTCGCGCAGCCGGGCTCGCCGACGCCGCTGCTGGCGGTGGGCGAGGCCAACGCCAGCGTCGCCTGGCGGTCCCTGGTCTGGTTCGCGCCGGTGGTGGACCGCCTGGAGCTGCGCGAGCCCAAGGTGGCGCTGGTGCGCGAAGGGCCGGCCCGCTTCAATTTCTCCGACATCCAGCAGAAGCTGGCCGACATGGCCGCGGCCCAGCCGCCGGTCCCGGAGGAGGAAAAGGACAAGCCGCTGCCGCGCTTCTCGCTCAACAACATGCTGCTCAAGGGCGGGTCCATCACGCTGGACGACAAGGTCACCGGCCGCAAGCAGGTCATCGATGAAATCGCCCTGGGCGTGCCCTTCATCTCGAATTTCGGCTACGCCACGGACATCGACGTGCTGCCCCGTTTCCACGCGCGCATCAACGGCAGTCCCTTCGACATGCGCGGCACGGCGCGGCCGTTCGACAAGGTGCCGGCGTCGACGCTGGACGTGGTGTTCACCGGCCTGGCGCTGGATCAATGGGCCGATGCCTGGCCGGCGCCGATGCCGATCAAGCTCCAGCACGGCCTGCTGGATTCCGACCTGCACATCGCCTTCGAGCAGCCGCACGATGCGCCGGTCAAGCTGCGGGTCACCGGCAGCCTCGGCGTGCGGGATTTCGACCTGCGCGAGAGCGCCGGCGACGAGCTGGCGGCCTGGCGCAGCCTGAACGTGCGGCAGGTCGACGTGGACGTCATCGGCCGCACGGCGGCGATCGGCGAGGTCGAGCTGCTGGACCCGCGCATCCAGACCCGGCGCGACGCCAACCAGCGGATCAATTGGCTGGACATCATCGACAAGTTGCAGCGCCTGGGCGCGGGCGACAAGACGACGGGCGCCCCCGCCGTCTCCACCGTCAAGACCATGGCGCCGCCCTCGGCGGCCACGGGCCAGGGCGGGGACGCCAAGGACGCCGCCGCCGCGCAATCCGCCCCTGCCCAGCCTGCTCCGGCTGTCACTGCCCAACCCGCCGCTGCTCAGCCCGCTGGCGCCCCCGCCGCCGCATCCACGGCCACCGCGCCTCCGCCCGCCGGCAAGCCCGCCGCGGCGGCAGCCGCAACGCCGGCGGCGCCGTCGGGCAATGGCGCCACTCCGGCTCCCGCCACACCCACACCCGCGCCCGCGCCCGCGCCCGCGCCCCGGCACGACGCTTCCACGCCCTGGCAGGTGACGGTCGGCGCCATCAACATCGGCAACGGCAACGTGCACCTGCGCGACGCCGCCACCAAGCTCGACTATGCGCTGCAAAAGCTGGACGTCACGGTCCAGCAGGTCCGCTTCCCGCAACCCAAGGACCAGCCCATCGGCCTCTGGCTGACCATGGACAACGCCGACGGCGCCAAGCTGCGCGGCGTCGGCAAGCTGATCATGCAGCCGCTGGCCCTGGACCTGGACGTGCGCGCGGCCAGCCTGCCGCTGGCGCCCTTCGCGCAAGCCGTGCGCAACGCCGCGCCGGTGCTGCTGCAAAGCGGCACGGTCGGCGTGTCCGCGCAGGTCAACGTGGCCGACCGCAACAACGTGCTGGCGGTCGAGGCCAGCGACATCAAGGTCGACGCGGCCGACATCGCCGCGCGCGACGAAAGCGTCAACCCGGCCGTGGACGTCGGCCTCAAGCACCTGGCCCTGGCGGTCGACAAGTGGACCCTGGGTTCCGGCTCGTCGAACTTCGACCTCAAGGCCGACGGCCTGCTGGGTCAGGGCGCGCTCGCCACGCAGGGCAGCTTTGCGCTGCAACCCCTGCAGGTCAGCGCCAAGGTGGATCTGTCCAAGCTGGACCTGGCGCGCTTCGCGCCCTACGCCGCGTCCAGCCTCAACGCCACCGTGCGCTCGATTTCGGTGGGCGCCAAGGGCGAGGCCAAATTCACGGCGGCGGCCGGCGGCAAGCCCATGCAGGCGAGCTGGACGGGCGCCGTCAACGTCGACGACCTCAACCTGCTGGATCGCGTCAACCGGGCCGAGTTCCTGGCCTGGAAGACGCTCGCCTTCAGCAACATGGCCATCCAGGTGGTGGGCGACAAGCCGCGCCTGGACCTGGGCGACATCGTCCTGGACGACTTCTACGGCAATGTGCTGCTCAACGGCGAAGGCCGGCTGAACGTCATGGACCTGGTGGCCGAGCCCGGCAAGGCCGGCGGCTCCATCACGCAGGACACGCAGACGCGCGCCGCGCCGCGGCCCGCCCCCGCGGGCAAGTCGGGCGGCGGCATGCCGGACATCACCGTGCGCAGCGTCACGTTGAAGAACGGCCGCGCCACCTTCAACGACCGCTTCGTCAAGCCCAACTACACCGCGGAATTGTCCAGCGTCAGCGGTTCGGTCTCGGCGCTGTCGTCGACCAATCCCCAGCCCGCCAAGGTCAGCGTCAACGGCCGCGTCTACCGCACCGCGCCGCTGTCCATCAGCGGCGTGGTCAACCCTTTCGCCAAATTCCTGACCCTGGACCTCAAGGCCACGGCCCGCGGCGTCGACCTGCCGCGTTTCACCACCTATTCCTCCAAGTACGTCGGCTACCCGATCAAGCGGGGCAAGCTGTCGGTGGACCTGGAATACCGCATCAAGGACCGCGCGCTGTCGGCCAGCAACCATGTGCTGCTGAATCAACTGACCTTCGGCGAGAAGACCAACAGCAAGGACGCCACGACGCTGCCCGTGATGCTGGCGGTGGCGCTGCTGAAGGACCGCAACGGCAATATCGATATCGACCTGCCGGTGTCGGGCTCGCTGGACGATCCCAGTTTCTCGGTCGGCCGCATCATCCTGGGCGTCCTCGGCAATCTGGTGGTCAAGGCGGTGACCTCGCCCTTCAGCCTGCTCGCTTCCGCCTTCGGCGGCGGGGAGGAACTGTCCTACGTGACGTTCGCGCCGGGCAGCGACAAGCTGGACGACACCGCGCGCGACCGCCTGGGCAAGCTGGCCACCGCCCTGGCCGACCGTCCTTCGCTGCAGATGGACATCGCCGGCCGCGCCGACCCGGTCACCGACGAACAGGGCCTGCGCCAGGCCTGGGTCGACCAGCGCATCCGCGCCGCGCAGGCCCGCGCCACCGGCAAGAGCACGCGCTTGAGCGACACGCCCCTGTCGGCCGCCGATCGCGCCAAGTACCTGGAGTCTGTCTACGACAACACCAAGATGGACAACAAGCCGCGCAACTTCATCGGCATGGCCAAATCGCTGCCGCCCGACCAGATGGAGGACTTGCTGCGCAAGGCGGCGCCGGTGGGCGACGAGCAGTTGCGCCGCCTGGCCGATGCGCGCGCCCAGGCGGTGTACGAGGCCTTGCAGGCGCAGGGCGCGCCCGCCGACCGGATTTTCGTGGTCGCGCCCGAGTTGTCGGCGGAAGGCATCAAGGACAAGGACGCACCCAGCCGGGTCGAGTTTTCCCTGAAGCATTGA
- the moaC gene encoding cyclic pyranopterin monophosphate synthase MoaC: protein MSSTPPTLSHLDESGQVRMVDVGDKSSTARIAVASARVRLNATAYGLLTQPGRGKGEVLNTARVAGMLAAKRCADLIPLCHSLPLSFVGVDFALDDASHTVSVRATCRTDFKTGVEMEAMTACSVAALTVYDMCKAADKGIVIEQVRLEYKAGGKSGEWRAPTE, encoded by the coding sequence ATGTCTTCCACTCCTCCCACATTGAGCCACCTCGACGAATCCGGCCAGGTCCGCATGGTCGACGTCGGCGACAAATCCAGCACCGCGCGGATCGCCGTGGCCTCCGCCCGCGTGCGCCTGAACGCCACGGCCTACGGCCTGCTCACCCAGCCCGGCCGCGGCAAGGGCGAGGTGCTGAACACCGCCCGCGTGGCCGGCATGCTGGCCGCCAAGCGCTGCGCCGACCTGATTCCCCTGTGCCACAGCCTGCCGCTGTCCTTCGTCGGCGTGGACTTCGCGCTGGACGACGCCAGCCACACGGTGTCGGTGCGCGCCACCTGCCGGACGGATTTCAAGACGGGCGTGGAAATGGAAGCCATGACCGCCTGCAGCGTGGCCGCCCTGACCGTCTACGACATGTGCAAGGCGGCCGACAAGGGCATCGTCATCGAGCAGGTCCGCCTGGAATACAAGGCGGGGGGCAAAAGCGGCGAATGGCGGGCCCCGACGGAGTAG
- a CDS encoding molybdenum cofactor biosynthesis protein MoaE: protein MIVVQEADFDAGALQAALRDRCAGAAGALVTFTGYVRDFSSGDATRTLTLEHYPGMCERELEDIAKQACERWRVVDYVIVHRVGTLPRNAQIVFVAAASAHRGDAFQACEYIMDALKTRAPFWKRETLASGRSFWVEQKQSDTDRACSWDGHSSKEAS, encoded by the coding sequence ATGATCGTCGTCCAGGAAGCCGACTTCGACGCCGGCGCCTTGCAGGCGGCCCTGCGCGATCGCTGCGCCGGCGCGGCGGGCGCGCTGGTGACCTTCACCGGCTACGTGCGCGACTTCTCGTCCGGCGACGCCACCCGGACGCTGACGCTGGAACACTACCCCGGCATGTGCGAGCGTGAACTGGAGGACATCGCGAAGCAGGCGTGCGAACGCTGGCGCGTGGTGGACTACGTCATCGTGCATCGCGTGGGCACGCTGCCGCGCAATGCCCAGATCGTTTTCGTGGCGGCCGCCAGCGCGCATCGCGGCGACGCCTTCCAGGCCTGTGAGTACATCATGGACGCCCTCAAGACGCGGGCGCCGTTCTGGAAACGCGAGACCCTGGCCAGCGGCCGCAGTTTCTGGGTCGAGCAAAAGCAAAGCGATACCGACCGCGCCTGTTCCTGGGACGGTCATTCCTCGAAGGAAGCATCATGA
- a CDS encoding MoaD/ThiS family protein, translating into MITSGEPASSTAAGAAIQLLYFARVAELTGRRAERYALPGGGPVTGSDLLAQLGQRYPELAGASRLRLAVNQTHAKPGVLIHAGDEVAVFEPVTGG; encoded by the coding sequence ATGATCACGAGTGGCGAACCCGCTTCGTCCACGGCCGCCGGCGCGGCCATCCAGCTTCTTTATTTCGCCCGCGTGGCCGAGCTCACCGGCCGCCGCGCGGAGCGCTATGCGCTGCCGGGCGGCGGCCCGGTCACCGGCAGCGACCTGCTGGCGCAACTGGGCCAGCGCTATCCCGAGCTGGCCGGCGCCAGCCGCCTGCGCCTGGCGGTGAACCAGACCCATGCCAAGCCCGGCGTGCTGATCCATGCCGGCGACGAGGTGGCGGTCTTCGAACCCGTCACCGGAGGCTGA
- the bioB gene encoding biotin synthase BioB codes for MNPTPNETPKNPAPATPAATTTAKWRVEDILALYDLPFAELVHRAQTVHRQHFDPAELQLSSLLSIKTGGCPEDCGYCSQSSVHDAGVKGQPLMPLDEVVAAAREARDQGAQRFCMGAAWRSPKPRQVEAVARMIEAVKALGMETCVTLGMLDDGQARQLADAGLDYYNHNLDTSPEFYGSIISTRTYQDRLDTLENVRTAGVKVCCGGIIGMGESRVARAGLIGQLANLDPYPESVPINHLIPIPGTPLADAPPLDPFEFVRTIAVARIVMPRAVVRLSAGRESMDDALQALCFLAGANSMFYGEKLLTTGNPRLQHDRDLLARLGMRAAGTAPEPTAAPIVRHEPVTKALEKELKKALTKAPADATRESAAR; via the coding sequence ATGAACCCCACGCCGAACGAAACGCCGAAGAATCCGGCCCCCGCCACGCCCGCCGCGACGACGACCGCCAAGTGGCGCGTCGAGGACATCCTGGCGCTCTACGACCTGCCCTTCGCCGAGCTGGTCCATCGCGCCCAGACCGTGCACCGGCAGCATTTCGACCCCGCCGAGCTGCAGCTTTCCAGCCTGCTTTCGATCAAGACCGGCGGCTGTCCGGAGGACTGCGGCTATTGCTCGCAATCGTCCGTGCACGATGCGGGGGTCAAGGGCCAGCCCCTGATGCCGCTGGACGAGGTGGTGGCGGCGGCGCGGGAGGCGCGCGACCAGGGCGCGCAGCGCTTCTGCATGGGCGCGGCCTGGCGCTCGCCCAAGCCGCGGCAGGTCGAGGCGGTGGCGCGCATGATCGAAGCGGTCAAGGCGCTGGGCATGGAGACCTGCGTCACCCTGGGCATGCTGGACGACGGACAGGCGCGGCAACTCGCCGACGCCGGCCTGGACTACTACAACCACAACCTGGACACCTCGCCGGAGTTCTACGGCAGCATCATCAGCACCCGCACCTACCAGGACCGCCTGGATACCCTGGAAAACGTGCGGACCGCGGGCGTGAAGGTGTGCTGCGGCGGCATCATCGGCATGGGGGAAAGCCGCGTGGCGCGGGCGGGACTGATCGGCCAGTTGGCGAACCTCGACCCGTATCCGGAGTCGGTGCCGATCAACCACCTGATCCCCATTCCGGGCACGCCCCTGGCGGACGCGCCGCCGCTCGATCCCTTCGAGTTCGTGCGCACCATCGCCGTGGCGCGCATCGTCATGCCGCGCGCCGTGGTGCGCCTGTCGGCCGGACGCGAAAGCATGGACGACGCGTTGCAGGCGCTGTGCTTCCTGGCGGGCGCGAATTCGATGTTCTATGGCGAGAAGCTGCTGACCACGGGCAATCCGCGCCTGCAGCACGATCGCGACTTGCTGGCCCGCCTCGGCATGCGCGCCGCGGGAACGGCGCCCGAACCGACGGCGGCTCCCATCGTCCGGCATGAGCCGGTGACGAAGGCGCTGGAGAAGGAACTGAAGAAGGCGCTGACGAAGGCGCCGGCGGACGCTACGCGGGAAAGCGCCGCGCGCTGA
- a CDS encoding dienelactone hydrolase family protein produces the protein MSDDKHLDSLLPPLRLDRRGFMATALATGFAAAAGPVAAQSVIKTSAEGLTAGPVEIPVKDGKMWAYSAAPKDKKHLATVLVVSEIFGVHEYIQDVCRRLAHQGYLAVAPNLFAREGDPSKYTEIAKLQAEVVQKVPDADVMSDLDATAKWAAGHGGDADKLGIIGFCWGGRIVWLYSAHNPRLKVGAAFYGPLRGKTDPRLRPHFPVDLAGKLHAPIRGAYGGKDAGITQDDVAAMRAALERGDKAARASVIDLYPNSGHAFHADYRPSYVKEDAEQAWQRALDWFAEHKLK, from the coding sequence ATGAGCGACGACAAGCATTTGGATAGTCTTCTTCCTCCCCTGCGACTGGACCGGCGCGGCTTCATGGCCACCGCGCTCGCCACCGGCTTCGCCGCGGCCGCCGGGCCGGTCGCCGCGCAATCGGTGATCAAGACCAGCGCCGAAGGCCTGACGGCGGGCCCGGTCGAGATTCCGGTGAAGGACGGCAAGATGTGGGCGTACAGCGCCGCGCCCAAGGACAAGAAGCATCTCGCCACCGTCCTGGTGGTGTCGGAGATCTTCGGCGTGCACGAATACATCCAGGACGTCTGCCGGCGGCTGGCGCACCAGGGCTACCTGGCCGTCGCGCCCAACCTCTTCGCGCGCGAGGGCGATCCCTCCAAGTACACGGAGATCGCCAAGTTGCAGGCCGAGGTCGTCCAGAAGGTGCCGGACGCCGACGTGATGTCCGACCTGGACGCCACCGCCAAATGGGCGGCCGGCCATGGCGGCGACGCCGACAAGCTGGGCATCATCGGCTTCTGCTGGGGCGGGCGCATCGTATGGCTGTACTCGGCGCACAACCCCAGGCTCAAGGTGGGCGCGGCGTTCTACGGTCCCTTGCGCGGCAAGACCGATCCGCGGCTGCGTCCGCACTTCCCGGTCGATCTGGCCGGCAAGCTGCACGCGCCCATACGCGGCGCCTACGGCGGCAAGGACGCCGGCATCACGCAGGACGACGTGGCCGCGATGCGCGCCGCGCTGGAGCGGGGCGACAAGGCGGCGCGCGCCTCGGTCATCGACCTCTATCCGAACTCGGGACATGCCTTCCACGCCGACTATCGGCCCAGCTACGTCAAGGAGGACGCCGAGCAGGCCTGGCAGCGCGCCCTCGATTGGTTCGCCGAGCACAAGCTGAAGTAA